A single genomic interval of Vulpes lagopus strain Blue_001 chromosome 19, ASM1834538v1, whole genome shotgun sequence harbors:
- the GALNT15 gene encoding polypeptide N-acetylgalactosaminyltransferase 15 isoform X2, with product MGLPEKPSTVKRSRVVSPVIDVIDWKTFQYYPSKDLQRGVLDWKLDFHWEPLPERERKVLQSPISPIRSPVVPIGVVAMDRHYFQNTGAYDPLMSLQGGENLELSLKVWLCGGSVEILPCSRVGHIYRNQETHSPFDQEATVRNKVRIAETWLGSFKETFYRHSPEAFSLSKAEKPDCTERLQLQRRLGCRMFHWFLANIYPELYPSECRLRFSGKLHNTGLGLCADCQAEGDFPGCAMMLAPCSDSRQQQHLKHTSRKQILYGSPQHLCFDVRQEQVILQNCTKEGPAIHQQHWDFQENGMIVHILSGKCMEAVVQENSKDLYLHQCDGKASQLWRFDNVNTVDER from the exons GAGCCGGGTGGTGTCTCCAGTCATAGATGTGATCGACTGGAAGACTTTCCAATATTACCCCTCCAAGGACCTGCAGCGCGGGGTGTTGGACTGGAAGCTGGATTTCCACTGGGAGCCTTTGCCAGAGCGAGAAAGGAAGGTCCTCCAGTCCCCCATCAGCCCCATCAG GAGCCCTGTGGTGCCCATTGGGGTTGTGGCCATGGACAGACATTACTTCCAAAACACTGGAGCCTATGACCCTCTCATGTCACTGCAGGGTGGTGAAAACCTCGAACTATCTCTCAAG GTCTGGCTCTGTGGTGGCTCTGTTGAAATCCTGCCCTGCTCTCGAGTGGGGCACATCTACCGAAATCAGGAAACCCATTCCCCCTTTGATCAGGAGGCTACTGTGCGGAACAAGGTTCGCATCGCTGAGACCTGGCTGGGCTCATTCAAAGAAACCTTCTACAGGCACAGCCCAGAGGCCTTCTCCTTGAGCAAG GCCGAGAAGCCAGATTGCACAGAACGTCTGCAGCTGCAAAGAAGGCTGGGGTGTCGGATGTTCCACTGGTTTCTGGCCAACATCTACCCTGAGCTGTACCCGTCTGAGTGCAGGCTGAGGTTCTCTGGAAAG CTCCACAATACCGGACTTGGCCTCTGTGCAGACTGCCAGGCGGAAGGGGACTTCCCGGGCTGTGCCATGATGCTAGCTCCTTGCAGTGACAGCCGGCAGCAACAG CACCTGAAGCACACCAGCAGGAAGCAGATCCTCTATGGCAGCCCACAGCACCTGTGCTTTGATGTCAGGCAAGAGCAGGTGATTCTTCAGAACTGCACCAAGGAAGGCCCTGCTATCCATCAACAGCACTGGGACTTCCAAGAG aatGGAATGATTGTCCACATTCTTTCTGGAAAATGCATGGAAGCTGTGGTGCAGGAAAACAGTAAAGATTTGTATTTGCACCAGTGTGATGGAAAAGCCAGCCAGCTGTGGCGATTTGACAATGTCAACACTGTGGATGAACGGTGA
- the GALNT15 gene encoding polypeptide N-acetylgalactosaminyltransferase 15 isoform X4, translated as MDRHYFQNTGAYDPLMSLQGGENLELSLKVWLCGGSVEILPCSRVGHIYRNQETHSPFDQEATVRNKVRIAETWLGSFKETFYRHSPEAFSLSKAEKPDCTERLQLQRRLGCRMFHWFLANIYPELYPSECRLRFSGKLHNTGLGLCADCQAEGDFPGCAMMLAPCSDSRQQQHLKHTSRKQILYGSPQHLCFDVRQEQVILQNCTKEGPAIHQQHWDFQENGMIVHILSGKCMEAVVQENSKDLYLHQCDGKASQLWRFDNVNTVDER; from the exons ATGGACAGACATTACTTCCAAAACACTGGAGCCTATGACCCTCTCATGTCACTGCAGGGTGGTGAAAACCTCGAACTATCTCTCAAG GTCTGGCTCTGTGGTGGCTCTGTTGAAATCCTGCCCTGCTCTCGAGTGGGGCACATCTACCGAAATCAGGAAACCCATTCCCCCTTTGATCAGGAGGCTACTGTGCGGAACAAGGTTCGCATCGCTGAGACCTGGCTGGGCTCATTCAAAGAAACCTTCTACAGGCACAGCCCAGAGGCCTTCTCCTTGAGCAAG GCCGAGAAGCCAGATTGCACAGAACGTCTGCAGCTGCAAAGAAGGCTGGGGTGTCGGATGTTCCACTGGTTTCTGGCCAACATCTACCCTGAGCTGTACCCGTCTGAGTGCAGGCTGAGGTTCTCTGGAAAG CTCCACAATACCGGACTTGGCCTCTGTGCAGACTGCCAGGCGGAAGGGGACTTCCCGGGCTGTGCCATGATGCTAGCTCCTTGCAGTGACAGCCGGCAGCAACAG CACCTGAAGCACACCAGCAGGAAGCAGATCCTCTATGGCAGCCCACAGCACCTGTGCTTTGATGTCAGGCAAGAGCAGGTGATTCTTCAGAACTGCACCAAGGAAGGCCCTGCTATCCATCAACAGCACTGGGACTTCCAAGAG aatGGAATGATTGTCCACATTCTTTCTGGAAAATGCATGGAAGCTGTGGTGCAGGAAAACAGTAAAGATTTGTATTTGCACCAGTGTGATGGAAAAGCCAGCCAGCTGTGGCGATTTGACAATGTCAACACTGTGGATGAACGGTGA
- the GALNT15 gene encoding polypeptide N-acetylgalactosaminyltransferase 15 isoform X3: protein MLGATRATGDVLVFMDSHCECHPGWLEPLLSRIAGDRSRVVSPVIDVIDWKTFQYYPSKDLQRGVLDWKLDFHWEPLPERERKVLQSPISPIRSPVVPIGVVAMDRHYFQNTGAYDPLMSLQGGENLELSLKVWLCGGSVEILPCSRVGHIYRNQETHSPFDQEATVRNKVRIAETWLGSFKETFYRHSPEAFSLSKAEKPDCTERLQLQRRLGCRMFHWFLANIYPELYPSECRLRFSGKLHNTGLGLCADCQAEGDFPGCAMMLAPCSDSRQQQHLKHTSRKQILYGSPQHLCFDVRQEQVILQNCTKEGPAIHQQHWDFQENGMIVHILSGKCMEAVVQENSKDLYLHQCDGKASQLWRFDNVNTVDER, encoded by the exons GAGCCGGGTGGTGTCTCCAGTCATAGATGTGATCGACTGGAAGACTTTCCAATATTACCCCTCCAAGGACCTGCAGCGCGGGGTGTTGGACTGGAAGCTGGATTTCCACTGGGAGCCTTTGCCAGAGCGAGAAAGGAAGGTCCTCCAGTCCCCCATCAGCCCCATCAG GAGCCCTGTGGTGCCCATTGGGGTTGTGGCCATGGACAGACATTACTTCCAAAACACTGGAGCCTATGACCCTCTCATGTCACTGCAGGGTGGTGAAAACCTCGAACTATCTCTCAAG GTCTGGCTCTGTGGTGGCTCTGTTGAAATCCTGCCCTGCTCTCGAGTGGGGCACATCTACCGAAATCAGGAAACCCATTCCCCCTTTGATCAGGAGGCTACTGTGCGGAACAAGGTTCGCATCGCTGAGACCTGGCTGGGCTCATTCAAAGAAACCTTCTACAGGCACAGCCCAGAGGCCTTCTCCTTGAGCAAG GCCGAGAAGCCAGATTGCACAGAACGTCTGCAGCTGCAAAGAAGGCTGGGGTGTCGGATGTTCCACTGGTTTCTGGCCAACATCTACCCTGAGCTGTACCCGTCTGAGTGCAGGCTGAGGTTCTCTGGAAAG CTCCACAATACCGGACTTGGCCTCTGTGCAGACTGCCAGGCGGAAGGGGACTTCCCGGGCTGTGCCATGATGCTAGCTCCTTGCAGTGACAGCCGGCAGCAACAG CACCTGAAGCACACCAGCAGGAAGCAGATCCTCTATGGCAGCCCACAGCACCTGTGCTTTGATGTCAGGCAAGAGCAGGTGATTCTTCAGAACTGCACCAAGGAAGGCCCTGCTATCCATCAACAGCACTGGGACTTCCAAGAG aatGGAATGATTGTCCACATTCTTTCTGGAAAATGCATGGAAGCTGTGGTGCAGGAAAACAGTAAAGATTTGTATTTGCACCAGTGTGATGGAAAAGCCAGCCAGCTGTGGCGATTTGACAATGTCAACACTGTGGATGAACGGTGA